In Massilia forsythiae, one DNA window encodes the following:
- a CDS encoding 16S rRNA (uracil(1498)-N(3))-methyltransferase, with protein sequence MPRFYCPQPLATGTVVDLPESVAHHLHVVRQQPGDELVLFNGDGGQVRARLLESGKRRASAEVLAHEALEVELPFPVTLAQGLPEGSKMDWIVEKAVELGVTGIQPLAARRSVVKLAGERADKRVAHWQAVVVAASEQCGRNRLAAVAPPQEFQRWIASAGADGGAEGEGTRILLSPRADASLAQWARATPARAVCLLVGPEGGFSAGEEDAAIAAGALPLSMGTRVLRTETAGLAALAVLAAAWGGI encoded by the coding sequence ATGCCACGTTTTTATTGTCCCCAGCCGCTCGCCACCGGCACCGTCGTCGATCTGCCGGAAAGCGTCGCCCACCACCTGCACGTCGTGCGCCAGCAACCCGGCGACGAACTGGTGCTGTTCAACGGCGACGGCGGGCAAGTGCGCGCACGCCTGCTGGAAAGCGGCAAGCGCCGCGCCAGCGCCGAAGTCCTGGCGCACGAGGCGCTGGAGGTCGAACTGCCCTTCCCCGTCACGCTGGCCCAGGGCTTGCCGGAAGGGAGCAAGATGGACTGGATCGTGGAAAAGGCGGTCGAACTCGGCGTAACCGGCATCCAGCCGCTGGCGGCGCGCCGCTCGGTGGTCAAGCTGGCCGGGGAACGCGCGGACAAGCGCGTGGCGCACTGGCAGGCGGTGGTGGTGGCGGCCTCCGAGCAGTGCGGGCGCAACCGCCTGGCCGCGGTGGCGCCGCCGCAGGAGTTCCAGCGCTGGATCGCCTCGGCGGGCGCCGATGGCGGTGCGGAAGGCGAAGGCACGCGCATCCTGCTCAGCCCGCGCGCCGATGCCTCGCTGGCGCAATGGGCACGCGCCACGCCGGCGCGCGCCGTGTGCCTGCTGGTCGGTCCGGAAGGCGGTTTCAGCGCCGGGGAAGAAGACGCCGCCATCGCCGCCGGCGCCCTGCCCTTGTCGATGGGCACGCGCGTGCTGCGCACCGAGACCGCGGGCCTGGCGGCGCTGGCGGTCCTGGCGGCGGCCTGGGGCGGGATCTGA
- a CDS encoding TonB-dependent receptor → MLKKTVLVHALSLSFGAMALSAVVVAPALAQSNATGTVTGRVEGTPGAGIVLVNTETGLRRTGNVDGAGRFQVTSLPPGHYRVELVQNGNVVRSNEVDVLLGQGVDSSFLNVQSVQVTGRRTRIDLTTAASGAVFTAKELAKLPVQQNLTSIVLLAPNTTKGDPAFGNTASFGGGGVSENSFYLNGFPITNPLSQLGSMELPFGAIQQANVLTGGFGAEFGRSIGGVLNVTSKSGTNTWEAGATYLLEPNAWRAKRRDILYPNTGDANNAGKEGQVDLLRSDRSLTQHQYGGYVGGPIIKDKLFMFVAADQTIGSESYLASASSASPATIAESGWNANRTWENRWLGKLDWNITDNHRLEFTSAGDDFRGRYRKYGYVLDNPAVGANNLVSLNGHPNDTLYSSAVARNLGPTDAYYPQTPGSKLNTLRYNGQITDDLVITALYGVLKTERGTTYEAAGQNTGTSVPPTVSVVGNGRWPAFDPNLFRTHNIFPGNRATAGEDRTKAGRFDVEYKLGDHTLRAGIDSVKIDVSGAGVATSGGIAWSYRTVGVGNANKAVPLSFSRPGIVANFGGSGLAGYYVRSNIFSSITDASATQNAQYLEDRWQATRNLQLNIGVRNDAYSNSNGDGEKFVDMKHQVAPRLSAIWNANGDNTLKVYGSLGRYYLQLPTSVAARAASRSTYLNQDFTYTSVDPATGAPLGLVPINSQQSPDGEYNQRKDPRAVVVQDLKPNYQDEFTAGFDKAWSPDLNFGAKVTYRKLGAGIDDSCDTRPILDFAEKNGIPILAPGAVNCYIYNPGRDVTLWVDGNDAAGNPVVTGKGQYAHFTAAQIGEPKAKRTYAALDVYLEHPMRNGWFGRINYTLSRSRGNMEGQTRSDTGQTEVGTSAAWDFPEFAPGSEGLLPNDRKHQFKALGVYQFTEEWSFGGFATIQSGRPRLCLGTNNEVDANGDPGNPYAAIYGGPGYQYEYYFCGGQPSPRGSLGRLPWEKRLDLNLSYTPNLLKGLAVKLDMFNALNSQRPITQESQYDEGDQNVIYAQYGQYTNYQQPRSFRLTVEYNKRF, encoded by the coding sequence ATGCTCAAGAAAACCGTCCTCGTTCACGCACTTTCCCTGTCGTTCGGCGCCATGGCGCTGTCGGCCGTGGTGGTGGCGCCGGCGCTGGCGCAGTCGAACGCCACCGGCACCGTCACCGGCCGCGTGGAAGGCACGCCGGGCGCCGGCATCGTGCTGGTGAATACCGAAACCGGCTTGCGCCGTACCGGCAATGTCGATGGCGCCGGCCGCTTCCAGGTCACCTCGCTGCCGCCCGGCCACTACCGGGTCGAGCTGGTCCAGAACGGCAACGTGGTGCGCTCCAACGAAGTCGACGTGCTGCTGGGCCAGGGCGTCGATTCATCGTTTCTCAACGTGCAATCGGTCCAGGTGACCGGCCGCCGTACCCGCATCGATCTCACCACGGCCGCCAGCGGCGCGGTGTTCACCGCCAAGGAACTGGCCAAGCTGCCGGTCCAGCAGAACCTGACCTCGATCGTGCTGCTGGCGCCGAACACCACCAAGGGCGACCCGGCCTTCGGCAACACCGCCTCCTTCGGCGGCGGCGGCGTCTCGGAAAACTCGTTCTACCTGAACGGCTTCCCGATCACCAACCCGCTCAGCCAGCTCGGTTCGATGGAATTGCCGTTCGGCGCAATCCAGCAGGCCAACGTGCTGACCGGCGGCTTCGGCGCCGAGTTCGGCCGTTCGATCGGCGGCGTGCTGAACGTGACGTCCAAGAGCGGCACCAATACCTGGGAAGCCGGCGCCACCTATCTGCTGGAGCCGAACGCCTGGCGCGCCAAGCGCCGCGACATCCTGTATCCGAACACCGGCGACGCGAACAACGCCGGCAAGGAAGGGCAGGTCGACCTGCTGCGCAGCGACCGCTCGCTCACCCAGCACCAGTACGGCGGCTACGTCGGCGGTCCGATCATCAAGGACAAGCTGTTCATGTTCGTCGCCGCCGACCAGACCATCGGCAGCGAAAGCTACCTGGCGTCCGCCAGTTCGGCCAGCCCGGCCACGATCGCGGAGAGCGGCTGGAACGCCAACCGCACCTGGGAAAACCGCTGGCTCGGCAAGCTCGACTGGAATATCACCGACAACCACCGCCTCGAGTTCACCAGCGCGGGCGACGACTTCCGCGGCCGCTACCGCAAGTACGGCTACGTGCTGGACAACCCGGCCGTGGGCGCCAACAACCTGGTCAGCCTGAACGGCCACCCGAACGACACCCTGTATTCGTCGGCAGTGGCGCGCAACCTCGGACCGACCGATGCCTATTACCCGCAAACCCCCGGCTCCAAGCTGAACACGCTGCGCTACAACGGCCAGATCACGGACGACCTGGTGATCACGGCACTGTACGGCGTGCTCAAGACCGAGCGTGGCACCACCTACGAGGCCGCCGGCCAGAACACCGGCACATCGGTGCCGCCGACGGTCTCCGTGGTCGGCAACGGCCGCTGGCCGGCGTTCGACCCCAACCTGTTCCGCACCCATAACATTTTCCCGGGCAACCGCGCGACGGCGGGCGAGGACCGCACCAAGGCGGGCCGCTTCGACGTCGAATACAAGCTGGGCGACCATACCCTGCGCGCCGGTATCGACTCGGTCAAGATCGACGTCAGCGGCGCCGGCGTCGCCACCAGCGGCGGCATCGCCTGGAGCTATCGCACCGTGGGCGTGGGCAACGCCAACAAGGCGGTGCCGCTGTCGTTCAGCCGCCCCGGCATCGTCGCCAATTTCGGCGGCTCGGGCCTGGCCGGCTACTACGTCCGTTCCAACATCTTCAGTTCGATCACCGATGCCTCGGCTACCCAGAACGCCCAGTACCTCGAAGACCGCTGGCAAGCCACCAGGAACCTGCAGCTCAACATCGGCGTGCGCAACGATGCGTACAGCAACTCGAACGGCGATGGCGAGAAATTCGTCGACATGAAGCACCAGGTGGCGCCGCGCCTGTCGGCGATCTGGAATGCCAACGGCGACAACACCCTCAAGGTGTACGGCAGCCTGGGCCGCTATTACCTGCAGCTGCCGACCTCGGTGGCGGCACGCGCGGCTTCGCGTTCCACCTACCTGAACCAGGACTTCACCTATACCAGCGTCGATCCGGCCACCGGCGCGCCGCTCGGCCTGGTGCCGATCAACAGCCAGCAATCGCCGGACGGCGAATACAACCAGCGCAAGGATCCGCGCGCGGTGGTGGTGCAGGACCTGAAACCGAACTACCAGGACGAATTCACGGCCGGCTTCGACAAGGCCTGGAGCCCGGACCTGAACTTCGGCGCCAAGGTCACCTACCGCAAGCTGGGTGCCGGCATCGACGACAGCTGCGACACCCGCCCGATCCTCGACTTCGCCGAAAAGAACGGTATTCCGATCCTGGCGCCTGGCGCGGTCAACTGCTATATCTATAACCCGGGCCGCGACGTGACCCTGTGGGTGGACGGCAACGACGCCGCCGGCAATCCGGTCGTCACCGGCAAGGGACAATATGCGCACTTCACCGCCGCCCAGATCGGCGAGCCGAAGGCCAAGCGCACCTATGCGGCGCTGGACGTCTACCTCGAGCACCCGATGCGCAACGGCTGGTTCGGCCGCATCAACTACACGCTGTCGCGCTCGCGCGGCAACATGGAAGGCCAGACCCGTTCCGACACGGGCCAGACCGAGGTCGGCACCTCGGCGGCCTGGGACTTTCCGGAATTCGCGCCCGGTAGCGAGGGCTTGCTGCCGAACGATCGCAAGCACCAGTTCAAGGCCCTGGGCGTGTACCAGTTCACGGAAGAATGGTCGTTCGGCGGCTTCGCGACGATCCAGTCGGGCCGCCCGCGCCTGTGCCTGGGCACCAACAACGAAGTCGACGCCAACGGCGACCCGGGCAATCCGTATGCCGCGATCTACGGCGGTCCGGGCTACCAGTACGAGTATTACTTCTGCGGCGGCCAGCCGTCGCCGCGCGGGTCGCTCGGCCGCCTGCCATGGGAAAAGCGCCTGGACCTGAACCTGAGCTACACGCCGAACCTGCTCAAGGGACTGGCGGTGAAGCTGGACATGTTCAACGCGCTCAATTCACAGCGTCCGATCACCCAGGAATCGCAGTACGACGAGGGCGACCAGAACGTGATCTATGCCCAGTACGGCCAGTACACCAACTACCAGCAGCCGCGTTCGTTCAGGCTGACGGTGGAGTACAACAAGCGCTTCTGA
- a CDS encoding TonB-dependent receptor domain-containing protein, whose protein sequence is MASLPALAQTTEAAGGAVPQRVVVTGSLISRADTETPTPVQVLTAQDIQRSGKTSVAELLNDLAANGAGTLGTGFSGAFANGASGVSLRGLTVGSTLVLIDGHRMSPYAIGDDSQRSFVDVSNIPFDAIDSIEILKSGASSLYGSDAVAGVVNIKLKKNFTGTRLTAEGGDTQHGGGATHRASLSTGIGDLDKDGYNAFVTAEWRHQGAIKVADRDQFAWDNRDWRSRGGNNLTLGVPTSLNGNLVAASSPFLYNPSGTGGANNAANFQFLDPSCNYTLYRAGGCAVRDTTGFIQPESENLNVLLGMTKKLSNNWELAFKGSMFKRDSVNNRGVPPTYSPTTYAGATTLNNGVLVTNVGRVPSTLFAPGAAVGANLTNTFANNARLYGYIPGLDGASQQDNTSTSTRLALDLTGSAYGWDVNVAGGLTKVKVDIDYSGYVDRAALYRLINSGQWNVLGNNSPALIAQVSPRFSNSLESRLNYFDAVGSRELMQLGAGPLALAAGVHWHKRTWDAPASSLTANGQVGNTSAFVIGSETNTAAFAELQATPIKNVELHLSSRYDHYDTYGNSFTPAASFKWTPVQQFALRGTFARGFRAPNPAETGNAGSFFQYNAINDPILCPTGNQYAAGTPVNGACGINPAYVQTTSQNLSPEKSKSYTLGFVVEPVRGLNATLDYYRIQVNNQIVTAAGNDPNYVPTFVRNPVSPTDIATGVGQNTVVGNPSVGLISYAQSPYINAGSTKTSGIEADVNYRWRLPSDMGVVRAGLSAAHTFSYEQNVAGVVYQLAGTQGPSIVSGATGSPKNRAQFSLGYAQGPLDVNATVNYTSRFSTLDPSVGGDSCASSALDVGGRTYFQGLTQPDYYCHVASFTSTNLNVQYKLSQNLTLKGSILNLFDKQPPFDVGTYGNASAQTSYNASLHQAGAVGRFYSLGLSYMF, encoded by the coding sequence GGCGCGGTTCCACAGCGCGTGGTCGTGACCGGCTCGCTGATCAGCCGTGCCGACACCGAGACGCCGACTCCGGTGCAGGTGCTGACCGCGCAAGACATCCAGCGCAGTGGTAAGACTTCCGTCGCCGAACTGCTCAACGACCTGGCCGCCAACGGCGCCGGTACGCTGGGCACCGGCTTCTCGGGCGCATTCGCCAACGGCGCCTCCGGCGTGTCGCTGCGCGGCCTGACCGTCGGCTCGACCCTGGTGCTGATCGACGGCCACCGCATGTCGCCGTACGCGATCGGCGACGACTCGCAGCGTTCCTTCGTCGACGTCTCGAACATCCCGTTCGACGCCATCGACAGCATCGAAATCCTGAAGAGCGGCGCCTCGTCGCTGTACGGTTCGGACGCGGTCGCGGGCGTGGTCAACATCAAGCTGAAGAAGAACTTCACCGGCACCCGCCTCACTGCCGAAGGCGGCGATACCCAGCACGGCGGCGGCGCGACCCACCGCGCATCGCTGAGCACCGGTATCGGCGACCTCGACAAGGACGGCTACAACGCCTTCGTCACCGCCGAATGGCGCCACCAGGGCGCGATCAAGGTCGCCGACCGCGACCAGTTCGCCTGGGACAACCGCGATTGGCGTTCGCGCGGCGGCAACAACCTGACCCTGGGCGTGCCGACTTCGCTGAACGGCAACCTGGTCGCGGCCAGCTCGCCGTTCCTGTACAACCCGTCGGGCACCGGCGGCGCCAACAACGCGGCCAACTTCCAGTTCCTGGATCCGAGCTGCAACTACACCCTGTACCGCGCCGGCGGCTGCGCGGTGCGCGATACCACCGGCTTCATCCAGCCGGAAAGCGAAAACCTGAATGTCCTGCTCGGCATGACCAAGAAGCTGAGCAACAACTGGGAACTGGCGTTCAAGGGTTCGATGTTCAAGCGTGACAGCGTGAACAACCGCGGCGTTCCGCCGACCTACTCGCCGACCACCTATGCCGGCGCCACCACGCTCAACAACGGCGTGCTGGTCACCAACGTCGGCCGCGTGCCCAGCACCCTGTTCGCCCCGGGCGCAGCGGTCGGCGCCAACCTGACCAACACGTTCGCCAACAACGCCCGCCTGTACGGCTACATCCCGGGCCTGGACGGCGCCTCGCAGCAGGACAACACCTCGACCTCGACCCGCCTGGCACTCGACCTGACCGGCAGCGCCTACGGCTGGGACGTCAACGTGGCTGGCGGCCTGACCAAGGTCAAGGTCGACATCGACTACAGCGGTTACGTGGACCGTGCCGCACTGTACCGCCTGATCAACAGCGGCCAGTGGAACGTGCTGGGCAATAACTCGCCGGCCCTGATCGCCCAGGTGTCGCCGCGCTTCTCGAACTCGCTGGAATCGAGGCTGAACTACTTCGACGCCGTCGGTTCGCGCGAACTGATGCAACTGGGCGCCGGCCCGCTGGCCCTGGCGGCCGGCGTGCACTGGCACAAGCGTACCTGGGATGCACCGGCCTCGTCGCTGACCGCGAACGGCCAGGTCGGCAATACCTCGGCCTTCGTGATCGGTTCGGAAACCAACACCGCCGCCTTCGCCGAACTGCAGGCCACCCCGATCAAGAACGTCGAACTGCATCTGTCGAGCCGCTACGACCACTACGATACCTACGGTAATTCGTTCACCCCGGCCGCCAGCTTCAAGTGGACCCCGGTGCAGCAGTTCGCGCTGCGCGGCACCTTCGCGCGCGGCTTCCGCGCGCCGAACCCGGCCGAGACCGGCAACGCCGGTTCGTTCTTCCAGTACAACGCGATCAACGACCCGATCCTGTGCCCGACCGGCAACCAGTACGCCGCCGGCACCCCGGTCAACGGCGCCTGCGGCATCAATCCGGCCTATGTCCAGACCACCAGCCAGAACCTGTCGCCGGAGAAGTCGAAGTCGTACACCCTGGGCTTCGTGGTCGAGCCGGTTCGCGGCCTGAACGCCACCCTGGACTACTACCGCATCCAGGTCAACAACCAGATCGTGACCGCGGCCGGCAACGACCCGAACTACGTCCCGACCTTCGTGCGTAATCCGGTCAGCCCGACCGACATCGCCACCGGCGTCGGCCAGAACACCGTGGTCGGCAACCCGTCGGTGGGCCTGATCTCGTACGCCCAGTCGCCGTACATCAATGCCGGTTCGACCAAGACCAGCGGCATCGAGGCGGACGTCAACTACCGCTGGCGCCTGCCGAGCGACATGGGCGTGGTGCGCGCCGGCCTGAGCGCGGCGCATACCTTCAGCTACGAGCAGAACGTGGCGGGCGTGGTGTACCAGCTGGCCGGTACCCAGGGTCCGTCGATCGTCTCGGGTGCGACCGGTTCGCCGAAGAACCGCGCGCAGTTCAGCCTGGGCTATGCGCAAGGTCCGCTGGACGTGAACGCGACGGTGAACTACACCAGCCGCTTCTCGACCCTGGACCCGTCCGTCGGCGGCGACAGCTGCGCCTCGTCCGCACTGGACGTCGGTGGCCGCACCTACTTCCAGGGCCTGACCCAGCCGGACTACTACTGCCACGTGGCGTCGTTTACCTCGACCAACCTGAACGTGCAGTACAAGCTGAGCCAGAACCTGACGCTGAAGGGTTCGATCCTGAACCTGTTCGACAAGCAGCCGCCGTTCGACGTCGGCACCTACGGTAACGCCTCGGCGCAGACCTCGTACAACGCTTCGCTGCACCAGGCGGGCGCGGTCGGCCGTTTCTACAGCCTGGGCCTGAGCTACATGTTCTAA